In Palaemon carinicauda isolate YSFRI2023 chromosome 21, ASM3689809v2, whole genome shotgun sequence, the following proteins share a genomic window:
- the LOC137615045 gene encoding KRAB-A domain-containing protein 2-like codes for MLKKNSDSKSLILTKIEYYNLIEELRVASSAKSKSNRQYYILGRYEVLQCGGVEKLIKKRKDEAQELVYFVHVEDMFETIKRAHIATGHGGRDKMVKELSKYANITRDTIELFKSLCVQCQKKGKRCATKGVTVKPILSKDYGSRSQVDLVDMQSCAKGKYKWIMVYQDHLTKYCILRPLTSKRAAEVAFQLMDIFLMFGAPQILQSDNGSEFTALVISELKLLWPDLLIVHGKPRHPQSQGSVERLNCDIKDMLISWLGDNDTTDWPMGLRFVQFQKNSSYHSGIKQSPYKALFGVDARVGLRSTALPEEVLRTMITEEDLLGAYSFSSDSTRPDESPKFTNPPDDSPECSAPPNDSPEYFAQPDGSAEGSAYPVSPTCGQNPQERLHQLQEDIALQRSRL; via the exons ATGTTGAAGAAGAACTCTGATTCAAAGTCATTAATACTAACTAAAATTGAGTACTAcaatctgatagaggaactcagagTTGCATCAAGTGCAAAAAGCAAATcaaatcggcagtattacatccttggaCGTTACGAAGTTCTTCAGTGTGGTGGtgttgaaaagttaataaaaaaacggaAGGATGAAGCTCAAGAACTTGTTTATTTTGTACACGTTGAGGATATGTTTGAAACAATAAAACGTGCTCACATTGCTACGGGACATGGCGGAAGAGACAAAATGGTCAAAGAGCTGTCAAAATATGCGAACATAACTAGAGATACTATAgaactgttcaaatctttgtgtgttcagtgtcaaaagaaaggGAAGAGATGTGCGACAAAGGGAGTAACTGTCAAACCGATTTTATCTAAGGATTACGGTTCACGATCTCAGGTGGAccttgttgacatgcagtcttgcgCCAAAGGAAAGTATAAGTGGATAATGGTGTACCAAGATCATCTAACAAAGTATTGCATATTGCGCCCCTTAACTTCTAAAAGAGCCGCTGAGGTTGCATTCCAGCTAATGGACATATTCTTAATGTTCGGGGCCCCTCAAATTcttcagagtgataatggtagtgaATTTACAGCATTGGTAATTTCGGAACTCAAACTTCTTTGGCCAGACCTGTTGATTGTTCATGGTAAACCAAGGCATCCACAGAGCCAGGGATCTGTTGAACGCCTTAACTGTGATATAAAAGACATGCTTATTTCATGGTTAGGGGATAATGATACAACTGACTGGCCCATGGGACTCAGGTTTGTGCAGTTCCAAAAGAATTCCAGTTACCATTCTGGAATCAAACAATCTCCATACaaagcactctttggtgttgacgcCAGAGTAGGTTTACGTTCAACTGCCCTTCCAGAAGAAGTTTTGAGGACAATGATCACTGAAGAGGATTTACTTGGAGCTTACAGTTTCTCCTCTGACTCTACTCGGCCAGACGAATCACCCAAGTTCACGAACCCTCCAGACGATTCACCTGAATGTTCTGCTCCTCCAAATGATTCGCCAGAGTACTTCGCTCAGCCAg aTGGCTCAGCAGAGGGGTCTGCCTATCCAGTCAGTCCAACCTGTGGCCAGAATCCTCAAGAAAGACTTCATCAGCTCCAAGAAGACATAGCACTTCAACGGTCTAGACTCTAG